Proteins encoded in a region of the Anaerolineales bacterium genome:
- a CDS encoding diguanylate cyclase gives MTARSRPAPAPFGKSLNELLDSLGKLVEKSASVRVIESLLPDLLEAARTFSGMPSAAIYLTGDGGEVLHLMSEAGVLEGPEERRRRLISGELTTGRAYQSRRMIAVEDGADEPVLGEQLRCLGMKSQVSLPLISGGQILGVLDLNDTRPRRFSPEETAWLQSLAGHIAVLLFGSRLFVQSQTANVQLTRFYEFGSRIITATTFPQALELTAKYALMATTAHSAIVHLIDPEGGVSLCYGIDNQGAEILNEGLPHPESLLADILAGGAPKVLNADELAAPEEREFLRESGVVTLVGLPLKIRNQVTGMLSVRYSLPHTFSQAEMDGLTLYAVQAAGTIERLRLLEESRQRESDLRMIVDMARVVTSTLDLEELLQQIAVLLVWTARMDACVISSVDAEHSQVRTLAAYSAFGERADREFGAGYSLADSPVTAQVLKGSDPMLVRIDDPQTHPSEAAVLRKLHYGAVLMIPLWAGGKALGLLRLFSRQNDRSFSALELQRLRVPAEQAALALVNARLYESEHQQRILAETLRDIGLILSGSLRAGTILETLLEQIGRVVPFDSANVMLLQGDRVRVASHRGYERFGLTEWISRLDLPIERLTGIHHMAQSRHPHFVPDVQADSTWQSIGPTWHVGSWVGAPLVTGEQLLGFLSMDKAERGYYSADHAGRLESLAGHAALALLNALTFGEVEQASITDFVTGTYNRRYFHEQLQLEIDRARRIGYPVSLLIFDIDHFKQVNDTYGHPAGDRVLQMVARRIKDELRAVDILARYGGEEFAVILPGTPGSSLAGVGERLRQAIAMPPFTVEERSIAITVSAGGATFPDDANDGHRLVDEADRWLYDAKQSGRNRTRVPAPMAWPYSGAEAKLKEETDKVKSDSEDKQEG, from the coding sequence ATGACCGCCCGTTCCCGGCCCGCTCCCGCCCCCTTCGGCAAAAGCCTGAACGAACTCTTGGATTCCCTCGGCAAGCTGGTGGAAAAATCCGCCAGCGTGCGGGTGATCGAAAGCCTGTTGCCGGACCTGCTCGAGGCGGCGCGGACATTCAGCGGCATGCCCTCGGCGGCGATCTACCTCACCGGAGACGGCGGGGAAGTGCTGCACCTGATGTCGGAGGCGGGCGTCCTCGAAGGGCCGGAGGAGCGCCGTCGCCGCCTGATTTCCGGGGAACTCACAACCGGGCGCGCCTACCAATCCCGCCGGATGATCGCCGTCGAAGACGGCGCCGACGAGCCCGTCCTGGGGGAGCAGTTGCGTTGCCTGGGGATGAAATCTCAAGTCAGCCTGCCGCTGATCTCGGGCGGGCAGATCCTCGGCGTGCTGGACCTGAACGACACCCGGCCCCGCCGGTTTTCGCCCGAGGAGACGGCCTGGCTGCAATCCTTGGCCGGGCACATCGCGGTGCTGCTGTTCGGATCGCGGCTGTTCGTGCAGTCGCAGACGGCGAACGTACAGCTCACGCGCTTCTACGAGTTCGGCAGCCGGATCATCACCGCCACCACCTTCCCCCAGGCGCTGGAGCTCACCGCCAAGTACGCCCTGATGGCGACCACCGCCCATTCGGCGATCGTTCACCTGATCGATCCGGAGGGCGGCGTCTCGCTTTGCTACGGCATCGACAATCAAGGCGCCGAGATCCTCAACGAGGGCCTTCCCCACCCCGAATCCCTGTTGGCGGACATCCTCGCCGGCGGCGCGCCGAAAGTTTTGAACGCGGACGAGCTGGCGGCGCCTGAGGAGCGGGAATTCCTGCGCGAGAGCGGGGTGGTCACCCTGGTCGGCCTGCCGCTGAAGATCCGCAACCAAGTGACCGGCATGCTTTCGGTCCGTTATTCCCTGCCGCACACCTTTTCGCAGGCGGAGATGGACGGGCTGACGCTGTACGCGGTCCAGGCGGCCGGGACGATCGAGCGCCTGCGCCTGCTCGAGGAAAGCCGCCAGCGCGAATCCGACCTGCGGATGATCGTCGACATGGCCCGGGTGGTCACCTCGACCCTCGACCTGGAGGAACTGCTGCAGCAGATCGCGGTGCTCTTGGTGTGGACGGCGCGGATGGACGCCTGCGTGATCTCCTCGGTCGACGCCGAACACAGCCAGGTGCGGACCCTGGCGGCTTATTCCGCCTTCGGGGAGCGCGCCGACCGGGAATTCGGCGCGGGCTATTCGCTGGCGGATTCGCCGGTGACGGCCCAGGTGCTGAAGGGCAGCGATCCGATGCTGGTGCGGATCGACGATCCGCAAACCCATCCGAGCGAGGCCGCCGTTCTGCGGAAGCTGCACTACGGCGCGGTGTTGATGATCCCGCTGTGGGCGGGGGGCAAGGCGCTCGGCCTGCTGCGCCTCTTCAGCCGCCAGAACGACCGCTCATTCTCCGCCCTCGAGCTGCAGCGCCTGCGGGTTCCCGCCGAGCAGGCCGCCCTGGCGCTGGTCAACGCGCGGCTGTACGAGAGCGAACACCAGCAGAGGATTCTGGCCGAAACTCTGCGCGACATCGGGCTGATCCTATCCGGCTCGCTGCGCGCGGGCACCATTTTGGAAACCCTGCTCGAGCAGATCGGGCGGGTGGTCCCCTTCGACAGCGCCAACGTGATGCTGCTGCAGGGCGACAGGGTGCGAGTCGCCTCGCACCGCGGCTACGAGCGGTTCGGGCTGACGGAGTGGATTTCACGGCTGGACCTGCCGATCGAGCGCCTGACGGGCATCCACCACATGGCCCAATCCCGCCATCCGCATTTCGTGCCCGACGTCCAGGCCGATTCGACCTGGCAGTCGATCGGCCCGACTTGGCACGTGGGATCGTGGGTCGGCGCGCCGCTGGTGACAGGCGAGCAGCTGCTCGGATTCCTCTCGATGGACAAAGCCGAGCGCGGATACTACTCCGCCGATCACGCCGGCCGCCTGGAGAGCCTGGCCGGCCACGCGGCGTTGGCGCTCCTGAACGCGCTGACCTTCGGCGAGGTGGAGCAGGCCTCGATCACCGATTTCGTCACCGGCACCTACAACCGGCGCTACTTCCACGAACAGCTGCAATTGGAGATCGACCGCGCGCGCCGGATCGGGTATCCGGTTTCTCTGCTGATCTTCGACATCGACCACTTCAAACAGGTCAACGACACCTACGGGCATCCGGCCGGCGACCGGGTGCTGCAGATGGTGGCGCGGCGGATCAAAGACGAACTGCGCGCGGTGGACATTCTGGCGCGCTACGGCGGCGAGGAGTTCGCGGTGATTCTGCCCGGCACCCCCGGCAGTTCGCTGGCCGGGGTCGGCGAGCGCCTGCGCCAGGCGATCGCGATGCCGCCCTTCACGGTGGAAGAGCGGTCGATCGCGATCACGGTCTCGGCCGGCGGGGCGACCTTCCCCGACGACGCCAACGACGGCCACCGCCTGGTGGACGAGGCTGACCGCTGGCTGTACGACGCCAAGCAATCCGGCCGCAACCGCACCCGGGTGCCCGCGCCGATGGCTTGGCCGTACTCCGGGGCGGAAGCCAAGCTTAAAGAAGAAACGGATAAGGTTAAATCCGATTCCGAGGATAAGCAAGAGGGATAA
- the purH gene encoding bifunctional phosphoribosylaminoimidazolecarboxamide formyltransferase/IMP cyclohydrolase: MPKAILSVHDKTGLVDFARGLRALQWTLIASGGTAKLLRESGLPVTEVADYTGSPEILGGRVKTLHPAIHGGLLARGTEVDLGELKRLGWDYIDLVACNLYPFQQTVARPGVTLDEAIENIDIGGVTLIRAAAKNHRRVILCCDPADYDSILEALRAGSADEAMRRRLAVKGFGHTAEYDAAINAYLAGEEEAPLRVFAPFQQKLRYGENPHQTAALYAHKSGTGPLGGKILQGRELSFTNMLDLDCAWRAAVSYERPSVVIVKQVSPCGIASADSLADAFRAALASDPVSAYGAVVAANRPVDGAAVKAAGRVFLECFIAPGFSAEARELLAKRKNCRVLEMPDTVIEPAFEIRSVTRGLLMQASDFGDPPGNPDWKTVSKRAPTAEELADLRFAWKACRFVRSNAIVFAHGEATVGIGGGQPNRVDCVRIAAQRAGERAQGAVMASDAFFPFPDSVQVAAEAGITAAVHPGGSVRDGEAAAAADAAGMAMVVTGVRHFRH; this comes from the coding sequence ATGCCGAAAGCGATCCTCTCCGTTCACGACAAAACCGGGCTGGTGGATTTCGCGCGCGGCCTGCGGGCGCTGCAATGGACCCTGATCGCCTCGGGCGGGACGGCCAAGTTGCTGCGCGAAAGCGGTCTTCCCGTCACCGAAGTCGCCGATTACACCGGCTCGCCGGAGATCCTCGGCGGGCGGGTGAAAACGCTCCATCCGGCGATTCACGGCGGACTGCTCGCCCGCGGCACCGAAGTGGACCTCGGGGAACTGAAGCGGCTCGGCTGGGATTACATCGACCTGGTGGCCTGCAACCTCTACCCGTTCCAGCAAACAGTCGCCCGGCCCGGCGTGACGCTCGACGAGGCGATCGAAAACATCGACATCGGCGGGGTGACCCTCATCCGCGCGGCGGCCAAGAACCACCGCCGGGTGATCCTGTGCTGCGACCCGGCCGATTACGACTCCATCCTGGAAGCGTTGCGCGCCGGATCGGCGGACGAGGCGATGCGCCGCCGGCTCGCGGTGAAGGGCTTCGGGCACACCGCGGAATACGACGCGGCGATCAACGCCTACTTGGCGGGGGAGGAAGAGGCGCCGCTGCGGGTCTTCGCCCCGTTCCAGCAGAAGCTGCGCTACGGGGAAAATCCCCACCAGACCGCCGCGCTGTACGCCCACAAATCCGGAACCGGCCCCCTGGGAGGAAAAATCCTCCAGGGCAGGGAGCTTTCCTTCACCAACATGCTGGATCTCGATTGCGCCTGGCGGGCGGCCGTCTCGTACGAGCGTCCGAGCGTGGTGATCGTCAAGCAAGTTTCGCCTTGCGGAATCGCCAGCGCCGATTCGCTCGCCGACGCCTTCCGCGCGGCGCTCGCTTCGGATCCGGTCTCGGCGTACGGAGCCGTGGTCGCGGCCAACCGGCCCGTCGACGGAGCCGCCGTCAAGGCGGCCGGCAGGGTGTTCCTCGAGTGCTTTATCGCGCCGGGATTCTCCGCCGAAGCCCGCGAGCTGCTCGCCAAGCGCAAGAACTGCCGCGTGCTGGAGATGCCGGATACGGTCATCGAGCCGGCCTTCGAAATCCGCTCGGTGACGCGCGGCCTGCTGATGCAGGCCTCGGATTTCGGCGATCCGCCCGGAAATCCGGATTGGAAGACGGTCAGCAAGCGCGCCCCGACCGCCGAAGAGCTCGCCGACCTGCGTTTCGCCTGGAAGGCCTGCCGGTTCGTGCGCTCCAACGCGATCGTCTTCGCCCACGGCGAGGCGACGGTCGGCATCGGCGGCGGCCAGCCGAACCGCGTGGATTGCGTCCGCATCGCCGCCCAGCGCGCGGGGGAAAGAGCCCAGGGGGCGGTGATGGCTTCTGACGCCTTTTTCCCCTTCCCGGATTCGGTCCAGGTGGCCGCGGAGGCCGGCATCACCGCGGCCGTCCATCCCGGCGGATCGGTGCGCGACGGGGAAGCCGCCGCCGCGGCCGACGCGGCCGGGATGGCGATGGTCGTCACCGGCGTGCGGCACTTCCGGCATTAA
- the rpe gene encoding ribulose-phosphate 3-epimerase: MPRTVKIAPSILAADFLNLGDQVSQALAAGAEFIHMDVMDGQFVPNISVGPLVVEALAPMVHAAGAVVDVHLMIDEPERFVPAFALAGADIITIQVEASKDVIGTLKAIRTHKARPGLTLRPKTPLLSIQAAMAHADLVLVMSVEPGFGGQKFLPESPARVRRIREWLDAAGSDAELEVDGGINTETAPLLAEAGASVLVAGVSVFRAGVPIGEAVRSLREAANRAARKA, encoded by the coding sequence ATGCCGCGCACGGTGAAAATTGCCCCTTCGATCCTGGCCGCCGATTTCCTGAACCTCGGGGATCAGGTCTCGCAGGCGCTGGCCGCCGGCGCGGAATTCATCCACATGGACGTGATGGACGGCCAGTTCGTGCCGAACATCTCCGTCGGACCGCTGGTGGTGGAAGCGCTGGCGCCGATGGTGCACGCGGCCGGCGCCGTCGTCGACGTCCACCTGATGATCGACGAGCCGGAGCGGTTCGTCCCCGCCTTCGCCCTGGCGGGCGCCGACATCATCACCATCCAGGTGGAAGCCTCCAAGGACGTGATCGGCACGCTCAAGGCGATCCGCACCCACAAGGCGCGCCCCGGGCTGACCCTGCGGCCGAAGACCCCCCTGCTTTCGATCCAGGCCGCCATGGCCCACGCGGATCTGGTGCTGGTGATGTCGGTCGAACCCGGGTTCGGCGGGCAGAAGTTCCTGCCGGAGAGTCCGGCGCGGGTGCGCCGGATCCGCGAGTGGCTGGACGCCGCCGGATCGGACGCCGAGCTGGAAGTGGACGGGGGAATCAACACGGAGACGGCGCCGCTCCTGGCGGAAGCCGGGGCCAGCGTGCTGGTGGCCGGAGTATCCGTCTTCCGGGCGGGTGTTCCCATCGGCGAGGCCGTCCGCTCCCTGCGCGAGGCGGCCAACCGCGCCGCCCGAAAAGCATGA
- the guaB gene encoding IMP dehydrogenase, translating into MNEELFQSHEALTFDDLLIVPGYTSVLPDQTDVRARLTRGIPLNIPIVSAAMDTVTEVRMGIALAREGGLGIIHRNLPIETQAGYVDKVKRSESGMITDPITLPPDAPLSEAEELMAGYHISGIPITEKRGGGKLVGILTNRDIRFLETKDFQNPVRHFMTSDKLVTAPVGTTLEQAKSILQKHRIEKLPLVDSGGVLKGLITVKDIQKKKDYPNATVDSQGRLQVGAAVGVGADLELRVGALVDAGVDLVAIDTAHGHSQGVLQAVARIKKKWPALAVSAGNVVTAEGTEALIDAGADAVKVGVGAGSICTTRIIAGAGMPQMSAIYHCARAARPRGIPIIADGGIKYSGDIVKALVAGASVVMLGALLAGLEESPGEVVLYEGRRFKEHRGMGSLGAMQGYGRDRYATAQGESGVSGKLVPEGIEGMVAYKGKLPDYIYQLVGGLRSGMGYAGAASIADLQDKTRLVKISHAGLIESHPHDVMITKEAPNYQSPRSSD; encoded by the coding sequence ATGAACGAAGAGCTGTTCCAATCCCACGAAGCGCTGACCTTCGACGATCTGCTGATCGTCCCCGGCTACACCTCTGTCCTTCCGGACCAGACCGACGTCCGCGCCCGGCTCACCCGCGGCATCCCGCTCAACATCCCGATCGTCTCGGCCGCGATGGACACCGTGACGGAGGTTCGGATGGGGATCGCCCTGGCCCGCGAAGGCGGCTTGGGAATCATCCACCGCAACCTGCCGATCGAAACCCAGGCCGGCTACGTCGACAAGGTCAAACGCTCGGAATCCGGGATGATCACCGACCCGATCACCCTTCCGCCCGACGCCCCGCTTTCCGAAGCCGAGGAACTGATGGCCGGATACCACATCAGCGGCATCCCGATCACCGAAAAGCGCGGGGGCGGCAAACTGGTGGGAATCCTCACCAACCGCGACATCCGCTTCTTGGAGACGAAGGATTTTCAAAACCCGGTGCGCCATTTCATGACCAGCGATAAGCTGGTGACGGCCCCGGTCGGCACCACCCTCGAACAGGCCAAATCCATCCTGCAGAAGCACCGGATTGAAAAACTCCCGCTCGTGGATTCAGGCGGCGTGCTGAAGGGGTTGATCACCGTCAAGGACATTCAGAAGAAGAAGGACTATCCGAACGCCACCGTCGACTCGCAAGGCAGGCTGCAGGTGGGGGCGGCGGTGGGCGTGGGGGCGGATCTGGAGCTGCGGGTGGGCGCGCTGGTGGACGCCGGGGTGGACCTGGTGGCGATCGACACCGCCCACGGGCACTCCCAAGGCGTGCTGCAGGCCGTCGCCCGGATTAAAAAGAAATGGCCCGCCCTGGCAGTGTCGGCCGGGAACGTCGTCACCGCCGAGGGGACCGAGGCGCTGATCGACGCCGGCGCCGACGCGGTCAAGGTCGGCGTGGGCGCCGGATCGATCTGCACCACCCGCATCATCGCCGGCGCGGGGATGCCGCAGATGTCGGCCATCTACCATTGCGCGCGGGCCGCCCGCCCGCGCGGGATCCCAATCATCGCCGACGGCGGGATCAAGTACAGCGGCGACATCGTCAAGGCGCTGGTGGCCGGCGCGAGCGTCGTGATGCTCGGCGCCCTTCTGGCCGGGCTGGAGGAATCCCCCGGCGAGGTCGTGCTCTACGAGGGCCGGCGCTTCAAGGAGCACCGCGGCATGGGCAGTCTGGGTGCGATGCAGGGATACGGCCGCGACCGCTACGCCACCGCCCAGGGCGAAAGCGGCGTAAGCGGGAAGCTCGTTCCCGAGGGCATCGAGGGGATGGTCGCCTACAAGGGGAAGCTGCCGGACTACATCTACCAGCTGGTCGGCGGACTGCGCTCGGGAATGGGCTACGCCGGCGCGGCCTCGATCGCGGACCTGCAGGACAAAACCCGCTTGGTGAAAATTTCGCACGCCGGCCTGATCGAAAGCCACCCGCACGACGTGATGATCACCAAGGAGGCGCCGAATTACCAGTCGCCGCGCTCGTCGGATTAG